The Methanosphaera sp. WGK6 genome contains a region encoding:
- a CDS encoding transposase: protein MIHSLQKACLRSIKQYKPYYIVADKAYDTEPIRKLINEELNSFDIIPIKPKAKTGLYRLKSTTLFRYLIYLRRNNVESIFSVIKRKFNGNNGSISTQLQNKETKFKGMVYNIYRSIQLIQK, encoded by the coding sequence ATGATACACAGTTTGCAAAAAGCATGTTTAAGAAGTATAAAACAATATAAACCATATTATATAGTAGCAGACAAAGCATATGATACAGAACCAATACGAAAATTAATAAATGAAGAATTAAACTCATTTGATATAATACCAATCAAACCCAAAGCAAAAACAGGATTATACAGACTTAAAAGTACAACATTATTCAGATATCTAATATATCTAAGACGAAATAATGTAGAAAGTATATTTAGTGTAATAAAACGAAAATTCAATGGAAATAATGGAAGTATAAGTACACAATTACAAAATAAAGAAACAAAATTCAAAGGAATGGTTTATAATATTTATAGATCAATACAATTAATTCAAAAATAA